A genomic region of Planococcus kocurii contains the following coding sequences:
- a CDS encoding glycosyltransferase family 4 protein, whose translation MNEFIELRNHVYANESNYMYPHRFLDDYITKSKKIDFEERLVVNQIQKIKQLGRKNKLDEKELGELFSFLGVHSYTDRFIVDTVLKLSNDELKPIIEKITTDFLSQRQYSSQQLYHVLDVCMECDVDLLSDEDILFMLQKYKRDVELISNLLGYMDSFKRQGFKDTIYELVTVDYPDNLKIQMINLLGNLDSMETVDQSFVRENVINEKNKVFYDSYIRALASDSEFEKQGISIMQSMFYGDFEDSGKGNNGGLAVLLKSLGEEISKDSSVSHVFTITITQELTKPFISSYGDDHVFIRLPIYLDPSVSDPFIKRELFIKRFIGNFLKQAKIKPDVFHIRFLDNASRAVAHLAKELTKKLVFTLTPDPHRNMFDGSGQLKELGFNELIEKLNKIKIGDELIDTSDGIVGIGNAAVKKELEMYFPQLTDGKINRRMKMIGEGIQLDQSSDIEGVESYSARFAEFNKAHKEFFERPVILNVGRLSVLKGQIELLKAWSKSKLSETHNLLLIGGDLERPNKEEKRVIDFFEDYVKKHPQFKDRFIHKGAMSNLDIRLLEENIMKRDFDYPHIYLCSSVKEEFGIAILEAMSMEFLTLGPIKGGVKSYMSNGENGFLIDTSNWETIAKETENHLYDSKMNKEEFKRIQAAGQKTVSENFSINKISTEFVSFYLAVKGEENNEV comes from the coding sequence ATGAATGAGTTTATTGAATTGAGAAATCATGTTTATGCGAATGAGAGTAATTATATGTATCCTCACCGGTTTTTAGATGATTACATAACTAAGAGCAAGAAAATAGATTTCGAAGAACGACTAGTGGTAAATCAAATTCAAAAGATCAAGCAATTAGGGCGAAAAAACAAGCTGGATGAAAAAGAACTAGGTGAATTGTTCTCGTTTTTGGGAGTACATTCCTATACAGATCGATTTATCGTAGATACGGTTTTAAAACTATCCAATGATGAGCTCAAGCCAATCATAGAGAAAATAACAACAGATTTCCTATCACAGCGACAATATAGCAGCCAACAGCTCTATCATGTTTTGGATGTTTGCATGGAATGCGATGTCGATCTATTAAGTGATGAGGATATTTTGTTTATGCTGCAGAAGTACAAACGGGATGTAGAACTGATCTCCAACTTACTGGGCTATATGGATAGTTTTAAAAGACAGGGATTTAAAGACACTATATACGAATTAGTGACCGTGGATTATCCAGATAATTTAAAGATTCAAATGATCAATCTATTAGGGAATTTAGATTCAATGGAAACTGTGGATCAATCTTTCGTCAGGGAAAATGTAATAAATGAGAAAAACAAAGTTTTTTACGATAGTTACATTCGCGCACTCGCTTCAGATAGTGAGTTTGAAAAGCAAGGTATTTCGATTATGCAGTCCATGTTTTATGGAGATTTTGAAGATAGTGGAAAAGGAAACAACGGGGGATTAGCAGTATTATTAAAAAGCTTGGGTGAAGAGATATCAAAAGACAGTAGTGTGTCTCATGTATTTACGATTACCATCACTCAAGAATTAACGAAGCCCTTTATCAGCTCCTACGGCGACGACCATGTATTTATTCGGCTGCCAATCTATTTAGACCCATCTGTATCAGATCCGTTTATTAAAAGAGAGTTGTTTATTAAACGGTTTATAGGCAATTTTTTAAAGCAAGCAAAAATAAAGCCGGATGTTTTTCATATCCGATTTCTAGATAATGCTTCTAGAGCTGTTGCTCACTTAGCTAAAGAATTAACTAAAAAACTCGTATTCACATTAACGCCAGACCCACACCGAAACATGTTTGATGGATCTGGCCAATTAAAAGAACTGGGTTTTAACGAGCTTATTGAAAAGCTAAACAAGATAAAAATAGGTGATGAGTTAATAGATACAAGCGACGGAATAGTTGGGATAGGAAATGCAGCTGTCAAAAAAGAACTTGAGATGTATTTCCCTCAACTGACAGATGGAAAGATAAATAGAAGAATGAAAATGATAGGTGAAGGAATACAACTAGATCAATCAAGTGATATAGAGGGCGTGGAGAGCTATTCAGCTCGCTTTGCGGAGTTCAATAAAGCACATAAAGAATTTTTTGAAAGACCCGTGATCTTAAATGTAGGAAGACTGTCTGTTTTAAAAGGACAAATCGAACTTTTAAAAGCGTGGTCAAAGTCTAAACTTTCGGAAACTCACAACCTCTTACTAATAGGAGGGGATCTAGAGAGACCAAACAAAGAAGAAAAAAGGGTGATTGATTTTTTTGAAGACTACGTAAAAAAGCATCCTCAATTCAAAGACAGGTTCATACACAAAGGTGCCATGTCGAATTTGGATATCCGGCTGCTTGAGGAGAATATCATGAAAAGAGATTTTGACTATCCTCATATTTATCTGTGCTCAAGTGTAAAAGAAGAATTTGGTATCGCTATTTTAGAGGCTATGTCCATGGAGTTTCTAACGCTAGGTCCTATAAAAGGGGGAGTTAAAAGTTATATGAGCAATGGGGAAAATGGGTTTTTAATCGATACGAGTAATTGGGAAACGATTGCCAAAGAAACAGAAAATCATCTTTACGATTCCAAAATGAATAAAGAAGAGTTTAAACGGATTCAAGCTGCAGGTCAAAAAACTGTAAGTGAAAACTTTTCCATCAACAAAATTTCAACTGAGTTTGTGTCGTTTTATTTAGCTGTAAAAGGAGAAGAAAACAATGAAGTATAA
- the groL gene encoding chaperonin GroEL (60 kDa chaperone family; promotes refolding of misfolded polypeptides especially under stressful conditions; forms two stacked rings of heptamers to form a barrel-shaped 14mer; ends can be capped by GroES; misfolded proteins enter the barrel where they are refolded when GroES binds) — translation MAKEIKFSEDARSLMLRGVDKLADTVKVTLGPKGRNVVLEKKFGSPLITNDGVTIAKEIELENAFENMGAKLVAEVASKTNDIAGDGTTTATVLAQAMIREGLKNVTAGANPVGIRRGIELAVESAIGELKVISKPIEGKESIAQVAAISSGDEEVGKLIAEAMERVGNDGVITLEESRGFTTELDVVEGMQFDRGYQSPYMVTDSDKMEAVLDNPFILVTDKKIGNIQEILPILEQVVQQSKPLLIVAEDVEGEALATLVVNKLRGTFNAVAVKAPGFGDRRKAMLEDIAALTGAEVITEDLGLELKTANIAQLGRASKVVVTKENTTIVEGAGNQENIVARVSQIRSQLEESTSEFDKEKLQERLAKLAGGVAVIKVGAATETELKERKLRIEDALNSTRAAVEEGIVAGGGTALVNVYNKVAELLESQEGDVATGINIVLRALEEPVRQIATNAGLEGSIIVHRLKTEEVGIGFNAANGEWVNMVDAGIVDPTKVTRSALQNAASVAAMFLTTEAVVADLPEPAGQGGGMPDMGGMM, via the coding sequence ATGGCAAAAGAGATTAAGTTCAGCGAAGACGCACGCAGTTTAATGCTGAGAGGCGTAGACAAATTAGCAGATACAGTAAAAGTAACGCTTGGACCAAAAGGACGTAACGTCGTTCTTGAGAAAAAATTCGGTTCGCCGTTAATCACCAATGACGGTGTGACAATCGCAAAAGAAATCGAACTTGAAAATGCTTTTGAAAACATGGGCGCGAAACTTGTTGCGGAAGTGGCTTCTAAAACAAACGACATCGCGGGTGACGGAACAACAACAGCAACGGTTCTTGCACAAGCGATGATTCGTGAAGGCTTGAAGAACGTAACAGCTGGTGCGAACCCAGTCGGCATTCGTCGCGGAATTGAGCTCGCTGTTGAAAGTGCAATTGGCGAATTGAAAGTGATTTCAAAACCAATCGAAGGCAAAGAATCGATCGCACAAGTGGCAGCGATTTCGTCTGGTGACGAAGAAGTTGGGAAACTGATTGCTGAAGCAATGGAGCGCGTGGGTAACGACGGCGTTATTACATTAGAAGAGTCACGCGGCTTTACAACAGAACTTGATGTGGTTGAAGGAATGCAGTTTGACCGTGGCTACCAGTCGCCATACATGGTAACCGATTCAGATAAAATGGAAGCGGTATTGGACAATCCATTTATTTTAGTAACCGACAAGAAAATTGGCAACATCCAAGAAATCTTGCCAATCCTTGAGCAAGTCGTTCAGCAAAGCAAACCGTTACTGATCGTTGCTGAAGATGTTGAAGGCGAAGCACTAGCAACATTAGTTGTTAACAAATTACGCGGCACGTTTAACGCAGTAGCTGTTAAGGCTCCAGGCTTCGGTGACCGCCGTAAAGCAATGCTAGAAGACATTGCAGCATTAACGGGCGCAGAAGTGATTACAGAGGATCTAGGGCTGGAATTGAAAACAGCGAATATCGCACAGCTTGGCCGTGCATCAAAAGTGGTTGTGACAAAAGAAAACACAACGATCGTAGAAGGCGCGGGCAACCAAGAAAACATCGTTGCGCGTGTTAGTCAAATCCGCAGCCAATTAGAAGAGTCAACTTCTGAATTCGACAAAGAGAAACTACAAGAACGCCTAGCGAAATTAGCTGGCGGCGTGGCAGTCATCAAAGTCGGAGCGGCTACAGAAACCGAATTGAAAGAGCGTAAACTTCGCATTGAAGATGCCTTGAACTCAACTCGTGCCGCTGTAGAAGAAGGAATTGTTGCCGGCGGTGGTACAGCATTAGTCAACGTCTACAACAAAGTGGCTGAACTTCTTGAATCACAAGAAGGCGACGTAGCAACTGGGATCAACATCGTACTTCGTGCGCTAGAAGAGCCGGTTCGTCAAATCGCAACAAACGCAGGACTTGAAGGCTCAATCATCGTTCACCGTCTAAAAACAGAAGAAGTCGGCATCGGCTTTAACGCAGCAAACGGCGAATGGGTGAACATGGTAGACGCAGGTATCGTCGATCCAACAAAAGTGACGCGTTCAGCACTTCAAAACGCAGCATCTGTTGCGGCAATGTTCTTGACGACTGAAGCAGTTGTTGCAGACTTGCCAGAACCAGCAGGACAAGGCGGCGGCATGCCTGACATGGGCGGCATGATGTAA
- the groES gene encoding co-chaperone GroES yields MLRPLGDRVIIELIEAEEKTSSGIVLPGSAQEKPQEGHVIAVGNGLIRENGQRTELDVQAGDRVIFSKYAGSELKYEGKEYLILRENDILAVLG; encoded by the coding sequence TTGTTAAGACCACTAGGAGATCGAGTAATTATTGAGCTCATCGAAGCGGAAGAAAAAACGTCAAGCGGTATTGTTTTACCAGGATCGGCACAAGAAAAACCGCAGGAGGGCCATGTGATCGCTGTAGGAAATGGACTTATCCGTGAAAACGGACAGCGCACAGAACTAGACGTGCAAGCTGGCGACCGCGTTATCTTCTCGAAATACGCAGGCTCTGAATTGAAATATGAAGGCAAAGAATATTTGATTTTACGTGAAAACGATATATTAGCAGTTTTAGGCTAA
- a CDS encoding CPBP family intramembrane glutamic endopeptidase, with the protein MPTKRKKFIDTFFEKDATTKPKIQKSSNKRPMYKGKKTPLYVLLIFIAAQLSPILFIAPTFNYFEGQGLDREAASAATSGWLIFLTMGIGFILTLIFVFRDKRFFDIWKGKKSSVLLSIVWGFLGFLLLLIGQSVAALIEMELLGIDPGSENTASLVNIADAVPLAIVSIVLFGPVLEELVFRRVLFGSLNQTTNFFFATAVSALVFALIHFDFTHLLLYFTTGLILAFLYQKTKSIITPIIAHICLNGYVMLIQLNMDKILEFQKQMENLQ; encoded by the coding sequence ATGCCCACTAAACGCAAGAAATTTATAGACACGTTTTTTGAAAAAGATGCTACCACTAAACCAAAAATTCAAAAAAGCAGCAATAAGCGACCTATGTACAAAGGCAAAAAAACGCCTCTTTACGTATTGCTAATTTTCATCGCGGCTCAGCTGTCACCAATCTTGTTTATCGCGCCAACCTTTAATTATTTTGAAGGCCAAGGCTTAGACCGTGAAGCTGCCAGTGCTGCAACGTCCGGCTGGCTCATCTTCCTGACGATGGGCATCGGGTTTATCCTCACACTTATCTTTGTTTTCCGAGACAAACGCTTTTTTGATATATGGAAAGGCAAAAAGTCTTCTGTCCTACTGTCCATTGTCTGGGGCTTTCTTGGCTTCTTGTTGTTACTAATCGGTCAATCCGTTGCTGCTTTGATTGAAATGGAGCTTCTCGGCATTGATCCCGGTTCTGAAAATACGGCGTCCTTAGTGAACATTGCCGATGCCGTACCGCTCGCCATCGTCTCTATTGTGCTTTTTGGCCCGGTTCTGGAAGAACTGGTTTTCCGCCGCGTGTTATTTGGTTCTCTCAATCAGACTACCAATTTCTTTTTCGCAACGGCTGTCAGTGCACTAGTATTTGCGTTGATCCATTTTGACTTTACGCACCTGTTGCTGTATTTCACGACCGGCTTGATCTTGGCATTTCTATACCAAAAAACGAAAAGCATCATCACACCGATCATTGCTCACATTTGTCTAAACGGCTATGTAATGCTTATCCAGCTCAATATGGATAAAATTTTAGAATTCCAAAAACAAATGGAAAATCTGCAGTAA
- the tatC gene encoding twin-arginine translocase subunit TatC has protein sequence MIEKDMTLIEHIGELRKRLTILVVFFVLALIISFFLAQPLIQYLQYTEEAKNLTLNAFKITDPLKIFMQVTMILALIITSPLIMYQFWAFISPGLLDKERRATLSYIPFSVLLFLGGIAFAYLILFPYVIGFMLSISDNMDIQETIGINEYFQFLFQITLPFGLIFQLPVVMLFLTRLGIITPMLMTKYRKYSYLGLVIIAAFITPPDIVSHMIVTLPLIILYEFSVLIAKVGYRKFLKAEQQQAIKEQQESLPPK, from the coding sequence ATGATTGAAAAAGACATGACGTTAATTGAACATATAGGAGAACTCAGAAAACGACTGACCATTCTAGTCGTTTTCTTTGTATTAGCGCTTATTATCAGTTTTTTTCTTGCCCAGCCGCTAATTCAGTATTTGCAGTATACAGAGGAAGCTAAAAATCTTACCTTGAATGCTTTCAAAATTACAGATCCATTGAAGATTTTTATGCAAGTGACGATGATCTTAGCCTTGATTATCACTTCGCCACTGATTATGTACCAGTTTTGGGCGTTTATCAGTCCTGGACTTCTCGATAAAGAGCGGAGAGCGACGTTAAGTTATATTCCATTTTCCGTGCTGCTGTTTCTAGGGGGAATCGCTTTTGCGTATCTCATCCTATTCCCTTATGTCATTGGATTTATGCTGAGTATTTCTGATAACATGGATATTCAAGAAACGATCGGTATCAATGAATATTTTCAATTCTTGTTTCAAATCACGTTGCCGTTTGGCTTAATATTCCAGTTGCCGGTAGTGATGTTGTTTTTAACAAGGCTTGGGATTATTACGCCGATGCTCATGACAAAATACCGCAAGTATTCTTATCTTGGGTTAGTCATTATTGCCGCGTTTATTACGCCACCAGACATCGTCTCGCATATGATTGTGACATTGCCGCTAATCATACTGTATGAATTTAGTGTGCTCATTGCCAAAGTGGGTTATCGTAAATTCTTAAAAGCTGAGCAGCAGCAAGCGATTAAAGAACAACAAGAAAGCCTTCCACCGAAGTAA
- a CDS encoding twin-arginine translocase TatA/TatE family subunit, translating to MPGPMSIIIIGVVALLVFGPKKLPELGKAFGSSLREFKNATKGLVDDDDDKVELKKKDEQKEIR from the coding sequence ATGCCAGGTCCAATGAGTATCATCATTATCGGTGTTGTTGCTTTACTTGTTTTCGGTCCGAAAAAGTTACCGGAACTTGGAAAAGCGTTTGGTTCGTCTTTGCGTGAGTTTAAAAATGCTACAAAAGGACTTGTAGACGATGACGACGATAAAGTAGAGTTGAAGAAGAAAGACGAGCAAAAGGAAATACGATAG
- a CDS encoding redox-sensing transcriptional repressor Rex — translation MLHETSKIPQATTKRLPLYYRFLQNFANAGQKRISSQELSEAMKIDSATIRRDFSHLGALGKKGYGYDVQELLLFFRKTLDQDEATNVALIGVGGLGGAFLKYNFHRNHNTKIIVAFDSNSPLEGEKINDIDTYHPDKIEEKIKEYGVELVILTVPSRSAQEVTDRLAKTDIKGILNFTPVRISVPDHIRVQTIDLSVELQTLIYQIKQQ, via the coding sequence ATGTTACACGAGACATCTAAAATTCCGCAAGCCACAACCAAAAGGCTGCCGCTGTATTACCGTTTCCTTCAAAATTTTGCGAATGCCGGTCAAAAACGGATTTCCTCGCAGGAATTAAGCGAAGCGATGAAAATCGATTCTGCTACCATTCGACGCGATTTTTCCCATTTGGGTGCGCTTGGCAAAAAAGGCTATGGCTATGACGTTCAAGAGCTGTTGCTGTTTTTCCGTAAGACACTAGATCAAGACGAAGCTACGAATGTAGCCTTAATCGGTGTTGGAGGACTAGGCGGTGCATTTCTAAAATATAATTTCCATCGCAACCACAATACGAAAATCATTGTGGCGTTCGATTCGAACAGCCCGTTAGAAGGCGAAAAAATTAACGATATTGATACGTATCACCCGGACAAGATTGAAGAGAAAATCAAAGAGTACGGCGTGGAGCTAGTCATCTTGACGGTACCGTCAAGGTCGGCACAAGAAGTAACAGATCGCTTGGCAAAGACTGATATTAAAGGGATTTTGAACTTTACACCGGTACGAATTTCAGTGCCTGATCATATCCGTGTCCAAACCATCGATTTGTCAGTGGAATTGCAGACATTGATTTACCAAATCAAGCAACAATGA
- a CDS encoding ABC-F family ATP-binding cassette domain-containing protein, whose translation MIVLQVNQVHKSFGAEEILSGVKLEVQHRDRVALVGRNGAGKSTLLKIIAGEISYDSGDISMPKDLTIGYLEQQTNLESDATVWDEMMTIFHHFREQEATLRRLEGQMANPDVYNNATENDKVMKEYDLLQHDFKDAGGYQYESDTRAILHGMKFYQDDFDKKITSLSGGQKTRLMLAKLLLSKPQLLILDEPTNHLDIETLSWLENYLKNYPGALLIVSHDRYFLDQVVTLVYEVSRHRVKKYTGNYSRYLDEKAKQYELDQKQFEKQQGEKAKLEDYVQRNLARASTTKMAQSRRKTLQKTDWMEAPDGNEKSASFGFTISKQSGNDVLNVQSLEIGYGDKPVSRDISLKLYRQESLALVGPNGVGKSTLLKTIMKELNQLDGNIHYGAGIQFGYYDQEQANLKGNKLVLNELWDDYPLINEKDIRGILGRFLFTGDDVLKPVSTLSGGEKARVALAKLMMQKANVLLLDEPTNHLDLDSKEVLENALLDYPGTLLFVSHDRYFMNRIASKVIELTQDGTSEYLGDYDYYVEKKLEIAELKALDEAGSVTEAKPITTASTSQIDKEAKKLERQLVRQSDEVEKSMEKLDLQITEIEEQLCQPEIFQDHERVLPLQNQLEELKANHEETMTQWLELQEKIENI comes from the coding sequence ATGATTGTTTTACAAGTAAACCAAGTCCATAAATCATTTGGCGCAGAAGAGATTCTCTCAGGCGTCAAATTAGAAGTACAACACCGTGACCGCGTGGCATTAGTAGGCCGCAACGGTGCAGGAAAATCGACTTTATTGAAAATAATAGCGGGTGAAATATCGTACGATAGTGGCGACATTAGCATGCCGAAGGATTTAACGATTGGCTATTTAGAGCAACAGACCAATTTAGAATCCGACGCCACTGTTTGGGATGAAATGATGACGATTTTTCATCATTTTCGTGAACAAGAAGCCACACTTCGCCGTCTTGAAGGACAAATGGCCAATCCAGATGTCTACAACAACGCAACAGAAAACGATAAAGTCATGAAAGAATACGACCTGTTGCAGCATGACTTCAAGGATGCGGGTGGCTATCAATACGAGTCCGATACACGAGCGATTCTCCACGGCATGAAATTTTATCAAGATGACTTTGACAAGAAAATAACCTCTTTATCCGGTGGCCAAAAAACACGATTGATGTTAGCCAAGCTTTTACTCAGTAAGCCACAACTGCTCATTCTCGATGAGCCGACCAACCACTTGGATATCGAAACCTTGAGCTGGTTGGAGAATTACTTGAAAAACTATCCCGGTGCGTTATTAATTGTTTCTCATGACCGTTATTTCCTTGACCAAGTCGTGACGCTTGTTTACGAAGTTTCCCGCCACCGTGTCAAAAAGTATACCGGCAACTACAGCCGTTACTTAGACGAAAAAGCTAAGCAATACGAACTCGACCAAAAGCAATTTGAAAAACAACAAGGCGAAAAAGCTAAGCTAGAAGATTACGTCCAGCGCAATTTGGCACGCGCTTCTACAACCAAAATGGCGCAAAGCCGTAGAAAAACTTTGCAAAAAACCGACTGGATGGAAGCTCCTGACGGCAACGAAAAATCAGCCAGTTTCGGCTTTACCATTAGTAAACAAAGCGGCAACGACGTTTTAAACGTTCAATCGCTAGAAATTGGCTATGGCGACAAACCCGTTTCTCGTGATATTTCATTAAAGTTATACCGACAAGAAAGTCTAGCTCTCGTTGGGCCAAACGGTGTTGGCAAATCGACTTTGTTGAAAACCATTATGAAAGAACTAAACCAGCTCGATGGTAATATCCATTATGGCGCCGGCATTCAGTTTGGTTATTACGACCAAGAGCAAGCCAATTTAAAAGGCAACAAACTCGTACTAAACGAATTATGGGATGATTATCCGCTTATTAACGAAAAGGACATACGCGGCATCCTTGGACGTTTCCTGTTTACCGGTGACGATGTGCTAAAGCCCGTTTCAACATTGTCGGGTGGCGAAAAAGCACGCGTTGCACTCGCCAAGTTGATGATGCAAAAAGCCAACGTGTTACTTCTCGATGAGCCAACTAACCACTTGGACCTGGACAGTAAAGAAGTGCTGGAGAATGCTTTATTGGATTATCCGGGCACCTTGCTTTTTGTATCGCATGATCGCTATTTCATGAATCGCATCGCGTCGAAAGTGATTGAACTTACGCAAGATGGCACGTCCGAATACTTGGGCGACTATGATTATTACGTAGAGAAAAAATTAGAAATTGCTGAACTAAAAGCACTCGATGAAGCCGGTTCAGTTACCGAAGCAAAACCGATCACTACAGCCTCTACTTCGCAAATCGATAAAGAAGCTAAAAAACTGGAACGCCAGCTTGTTCGGCAATCCGATGAAGTTGAAAAATCGATGGAAAAACTAGATTTGCAAATCACTGAAATTGAAGAGCAACTTTGCCAGCCTGAAATTTTCCAAGATCACGAGCGAGTATTGCCGCTTCAAAATCAATTAGAAGAACTAAAAGCAAACCATGAAGAAACGATGACCCAATGGCTTGAACTTCAGGAAAAAATTGAAAATATTTGA
- the tsaD gene encoding tRNA (adenosine(37)-N6)-threonylcarbamoyltransferase complex transferase subunit TsaD, whose amino-acid sequence MNKDIYILGIETSCDETAASIVKNGTEIISNVVASQIESHKRFGGVVPEIASRHHVEQITLVIEEALQLAGMEPNELDAVAVTEGPGLVGALLIGVNAAKAFAFAHQLPLIGVHHIAGHIYANRLEQEMEFPLLALVISGGHTELIYMKEHGDFTVIGETRDDAAGEAYDKVARTLDLPYPGGPHIDRLAHASDEAITFPRIWLEEGSYDFSFSGLKSSVLNYMHNAAQRGEKVAPEHVAAGFQNSVVEVVTGKTVRAAKEYKVRQVIAAGGVAANKGLRHSLETTFKEKGIPFYIPSLPLCTDNAAMIAAAGTIMYEKGLFGTMAMNGRPGMSLTSWI is encoded by the coding sequence ATGAATAAGGATATTTATATATTGGGAATTGAAACAAGTTGTGATGAAACCGCAGCGTCCATTGTCAAAAATGGCACTGAAATCATCTCCAATGTGGTGGCTTCACAAATCGAGAGCCATAAACGTTTTGGCGGGGTAGTGCCGGAAATCGCTTCAAGGCACCATGTGGAACAAATCACCTTGGTGATTGAAGAGGCGTTGCAACTAGCAGGCATGGAGCCGAATGAGTTGGATGCAGTAGCAGTAACAGAAGGACCTGGACTCGTCGGTGCCTTATTAATTGGTGTGAATGCAGCAAAAGCTTTTGCCTTTGCGCATCAACTGCCTTTAATCGGAGTTCATCATATTGCGGGTCACATTTATGCGAATCGTTTGGAGCAAGAAATGGAGTTTCCTCTTTTAGCACTCGTTATTTCAGGGGGACACACAGAACTGATCTACATGAAGGAGCACGGAGACTTCACGGTTATTGGAGAAACGCGCGATGATGCAGCAGGAGAAGCTTATGATAAAGTAGCGCGGACATTGGATCTACCTTATCCAGGAGGTCCACATATTGACCGATTGGCGCATGCTAGTGACGAAGCTATTACGTTTCCTCGAATTTGGCTAGAAGAAGGCTCTTATGATTTTAGCTTTAGTGGATTGAAATCGTCGGTGCTAAACTATATGCACAATGCTGCGCAGCGTGGAGAAAAAGTAGCTCCTGAGCATGTAGCCGCTGGTTTCCAAAACAGTGTAGTGGAAGTGGTGACCGGGAAAACAGTCCGTGCAGCTAAAGAGTACAAAGTTCGCCAAGTAATTGCTGCAGGTGGAGTTGCTGCGAATAAAGGATTGCGGCATTCGTTGGAAACAACATTTAAGGAAAAAGGTATTCCGTTCTATATTCCTTCATTGCCTTTATGTACCGATAACGCAGCGATGATTGCAGCAGCAGGAACTATTATGTACGAAAAAGGATTGTTTGGCACAATGGCCATGAACGGTCGACCGGGTATGTCTTTAACCTCATGGATTTAA
- the rimI gene encoding ribosomal protein S18-alanine N-acetyltransferase, with protein sequence MNETVSFRKMTLEDLDAVYEIEVLSFTLPWTKDAFYHEMVTNEHAYYVIAETQEGIVGYCGMWLVMDEAHVTNIAIHPDQRGKKLGGGLMQAAIDTAKEQGAVLMTLEARVSNTVAQNLYRKLGFKNGGIRKRYYTDNYEDAIVMWVNFNE encoded by the coding sequence ATGAACGAAACAGTCAGTTTTCGAAAAATGACACTTGAAGATCTTGACGCGGTTTATGAGATAGAAGTTTTATCTTTTACATTGCCTTGGACGAAAGATGCTTTTTATCATGAAATGGTGACGAATGAACATGCCTATTACGTGATTGCTGAAACACAAGAAGGCATCGTTGGATATTGTGGAATGTGGTTAGTGATGGATGAGGCACACGTCACAAACATTGCGATTCATCCCGATCAGCGCGGTAAAAAATTGGGTGGGGGATTGATGCAAGCTGCCATTGATACAGCAAAAGAGCAGGGTGCTGTTCTTATGACACTTGAAGCTCGTGTCAGCAATACGGTTGCTCAAAATCTTTACCGAAAACTAGGGTTTAAAAATGGTGGCATTCGTAAACGCTATTATACGGACAATTACGAAGATGCTATAGTCATGTGGGTGAACTTTAATGAATAA